In Populus trichocarpa isolate Nisqually-1 chromosome 16, P.trichocarpa_v4.1, whole genome shotgun sequence, a genomic segment contains:
- the LOC7468961 gene encoding probably inactive leucine-rich repeat receptor-like protein kinase At5g06940 has product MATTCTYTFALCLSLAFFMCSTAASSTEADILLSFKDSIQDPKNSLSSWSNSSNAHHCNWTGITCSTSPSLTVTSLNLQNLNLSGEISSSICDLTNLGLLNLADNFFNQPIPLHLSQCSSLESLNVSNNLIWGPIPDQISQFQSLRVLDFSKNHIEGRIPESIGSLVKLQVLNLGSNLLSGSVPSVFVNFTELVVLDLSQNLYLMSGVPSEIGKLGKLEQLLLQSSGFYGQIPDSFVGLQSLTILDLSQNNLSGMIPQTLGSSSKNLVSFDVSQNKLLGSFPNDICSAPGLKNLGLHTNFFNGSIPNSISECSNLERFQVQNNEFSGDFPGGLWSLSKIKLIRAENNRFSGAIPDSMSMAAQLEQVQIDNNSFTGKIPHGLGLVKSLYRFSASLNGLYGELPPNFCDSPVMSIINLSHNSLSGQIPEMKKCRKLVSLSLADNSLTGEIPPSLADLPVLTYLDLSDNNLTGSIPEGLQNLKLALFNVSFNLLSGEVPPALVSGLPASFLEGNPHLCGPGLPNSCFDDLPRHRNSAGLSSLACALISIAFGLGVLLVAAGFFVFHRSTKWKSEMGSWHSVFFYPLRVTEHDLVMGMDEKSSVGNGGAFGRVYIICLPSDELVAVKKLVNIGNQSPKALKAEVKTLAKIRHKNITKVLGFCHSEESIFLIYEYLQKGSLGDLISRPDFQLQWSDRLKIAIGVAQGLAYLHKHYVQHLLHRNIKSTNILLDADFEPKLTDFALDRIVGEASFQTTVASESANSCYNAPECGYTKKATEQMDVYSFGVVLLELIAGRQADRAEPADSVDIVKWVRRKINITNGAVQVLDSKISNSSQQEMLAALDIAIRCTSVLPEKRPSMLEVIRALQSLGPKTHVSDSYLSTPEENSVPV; this is encoded by the exons ATGGCTACCACCTGCACATACACTTTTGCTCTCTGTCTTAGCCTCGCATTCTTCATGTGTAGCACAGCAGCATCTTCAACTGAAGCTGATATCCTACTTTCTTTCAAAGACTCCATTCAAGACCCCAAGAACTCTCTTTCAAGCTGGTCTAACAGCTCAAATGCCCATCACTGTAACTGGACTGGAATCACCTGCTCTACTTCACCTTCACTCACTGTAACTTCTCTCAACCTTCAAAATTTGAATCTTTCTGGTGAAATCTCTTCTTCAATCTGTGATTTAACCAATTTGGGTCTTCTCAATCTTGCtgacaatttttttaaccaGCCTATACCTTTACACCTCTCTCAATGTAGTTCTTTGGAGAGTTTGAATGTCAGTAACAACCTCATCTGGGGTCCTATCCCAGATCAGATTTCTCAGTTTCAGTCTCTGAGAGTTCTTGATTTTAGCAAGAACCATATTGAGGGAAGGATTCCAGAAAGCATTGGCTCATTGGTGAAGTTGCAAGTACTCAACTTGGGAAGCAACTTGCTTTCAGGTAGTGTTCCTTCTGTATTTGTGAATTTCACTGAGCTTGTTGTTCTTGATTTGTCTCAAAATTTGTACTTGATGAGTGGTGTTCCTAGTGAGATTGGGAAACTTGGGAAGCTTGAGCAGCTTTTGTTGCAAAGTTCTGGTTTTTATGGTCAAATTCCTGATTCTTTTGTGGGTTTGCAAAGTTTAACCATTTTGGACCTCTCACAGAACAATCTAAGTGGTATGATTCCTCAAACACTAGGGTCTTCTTCTAAGAACTTAGTGTCTTTTGATGTTTCTCAAAACAAGCTTTTAGGGTCATTTCCAAATGATATATGCAGCGCACCAGGCCTTAAAAACCTCGGTCTCCACACTAATTTCTTCAATGGTTCGATACCAAACTCCATTAGTGAATGCTCTAATCTTGAGAggtttcaagttcaaaacaaTGAGTTTTCTGGTGATTTCCCAGGTGGGTTATGGTCACTAAGCAAAATAAAGCTAATTAGAGCTGAGAACAACAGATTTTCTGGTGCAATACCAGATTCAATGTCAATGGCAGCTCAATTGGAGCAAGTTCAGATAGATAACAACAGCTTCACTGGAAAAATTCCCCATGGTCTTGGTCTGGTTAAGAGCTTGTATAGATTCTCTGCATCTCTTAATGGTCTCTATGGTGAATTACCTCCGAATTTTTGTGATTCTCCTGTTATGAGTATCATAAACTTATCCCACAATTCTCTTTCTGGTCAAATTCCAGAGATGAAAAAGTGCAGGAAACTGGTCTCCTTGTCTTTGGCAGACAATAGTCTTACTGGGGAAATCCCTCCATCCCTTGCCGATTTGCCTGTGCTGACTTACCTTGATCTTTCTGATAACAACCTCACTGGTTCAATACCAGAAGGGCTTCAAAATCTGAAGCTTGCTCTCTTCAATGTATCCTTTAACCTTCTATCTGGAGAAGTCCCCCCAGCTCTAGTCTCTGGACTCCCTGCTTCATTCCTGGAAGGAAATCCTCACCTTTGTGGCCCGGGATTGCCCAATTCTTGTTTTGATGATCTGCCAAGACATCGCAATTCTGCTGGTCTTAGTTCATTGGCATGTGCCCTTATATCTATAGCATTTGGTCTGGGAGTCTTGCTTGTTGCTGCTGGGTTTTTCGTGTTCCATCGATCCACTAAATGGAAATCTGAAATGGGTAGTTGGCATTCGGTGTTTTTCTATCCTCTCAGAGTCACAGAGCATGATTTAGTCATGGGAATGGATGAGAAAAGTTCTGTTGGAAATGGTGGAGCTTTTGGTAGAGTGTACATTATATGTTTACCAAGTGATGAACTGGTTGCCGTGAAGAAGCTTGTCAACATCGGGAACCAATCTCCAAAAGCATTGAAGGCTGAGGTCAAGACATTAGCCAAGATCAGACATAAGAACATCACTAAAGTTCTTGGATTTTGCCATTCAGAGGAATCAATCTTTCTAATTTACGAATACTTGCAAAAGGGGAGCTTAGGGGATTTAATTAGCAGACCGGACTTTCAGTTGCAATGGAGTGATAGGTTGAAGATTGCCATTGGGGTTGCTCAAGGATTGGCATACCTTCACAAGCATTATGTCCAGCATTTACTTCACAGAAACATAAAGTCGACTAATATCCTCCTGGATGCGGACTTTGAACCAAAGCTCACAGATTTTGCTCTCGACCGAATCGTGGGAGAAGCCTCATTTCAAACAACTGTTGCTTCAGAATCTGCAAACTCTTGCTACAATGCTCCTG AATGTGGATACACAAAGAAAGCAACCGAGCAAATGGATGTTTACAGCTTCGGTGTGGTGCTTCTAGAGCTGATAGCAGGCCGACAAGCTGACCGAGCAGAACCAGCTGACTCTGTTGATATCGTGAAGTGGGTTCGGAGGAAAATCAACATCACAAATGGAGCTGTCCAAGTTCTTGACTCTAAGATATCAAACTCTTCCCAACAAGAGATGCTAGCAGCTCTAGACATTGCCATTCGTTGCACTTCAGTGCTGCCAGAGAAACGACCATCAATGCTTGAAGTCATTAGAGCACTTCAGTCTCTAGGCCCAAAAACTCACGTTTCAGACTCATACTTGTCCACTCCCGAGGAGAACTCAGTCCCAGTATAA